In Arvicanthis niloticus isolate mArvNil1 chromosome 4, mArvNil1.pat.X, whole genome shotgun sequence, a single window of DNA contains:
- the Entrep3 gene encoding protein ENTREP3 isoform X2: MMPSPSDSSRSLTSRPSTRGLTHLRLHRPWLQALLTLGLAQVLLGILVVTFSMVASSVTTTENIKRSCPSWAGFSLAFSGLVGIVSWKRPFTLVISFFSLLSALCVMLSMAGSVLSCKNAQLARDFRDCSMEGKVCICCPPSPLPRPCPEWGQELKVAFNSTCDEARGALKNLLFSVCGLTICAAIICTLSAIVCCVQIFSLDLVHMLAPERSVSGPLGPLACTSSPPAPLLHTMLDLEEFVPPVPPPPYYPPEYTCSSETDAQSITYNGSMDSPVPLYPTDCPPSYEAVMGLRRDSQATLFDPQLHDGSCVCERVASIVDVSMDSGSLVLSAIGDLPGGSSPSEDSCLLELQGSVRSVDYVLFRSIQRSRAGYCLSLDCGLRGPFEDSPLPRRPPRAARSYSCSAPEAPPPLGAPTAARSCHRLEGWPPWAGPCFPELRRRVPRGGSRSAAPPPARAPARRFSDSSGSLTPPGHRPPHRTPPPPLLLPRSHSDPGITTSSDIADFRDLYTKVLEEEAASISSADTGLCSEACLFRLARCPSPKLLRARSAEKRRPVPTFQKVPLPSGPAPAHSLGDLKGSWPGRGLVTRFLQLSRKSPDPAGTGAHGYKQVRRSPWGRPGRESLHLRSCGDLSSGSSLRRLLSGRRLEHGLRPHSLSLNGGSRETGL, from the exons ATGATGCCCTCTCCTAGTGACTCCAGTCGCTCGCTGACCAGCCGGCCAAGTACCCGGGGCCTTACCCACCTCCGCCTCCACCGACCCTGGCTGCAAGCCCTGCTCACGTTGGGGCTGGCCCAGGTGCTCTTGGGCATCCTGGTGGTAACCTTCAGCATGGTGGCCTCCTCTGTCACCACCACCGAGAACATCAAGAGGTCCTGCCCATCTTGGGCTGGGTTCTCG CTGGCGTTCTCCGGGTTGGTTGGCATTGTGTCCTGGAAGCGGCCATTCACTCTAGTG atctctttcttctccttgcttTCGGCGCTCTGTGTCATGCTCAGCATGGctggttctgttctctcctgtaagAATGCTCAGCTGGCTCGGGACTTTCGAGACTGTTCCATG GAAGGGAAGGTCTGCATATGCTGCCCCCCTAGTCCCTTACCCAGACCTTGTCCAGAGTGGGGCCAGGAGCTGAAAGTTGCCTTTAACTCCACCTGTGATGAAGCCAGAGGGGCCCTCAAG AACCTGCTCTTCAGTGTCTGTGGACTTACTATTTGTGCTGCAATAATCTGTACCCTCTCTGCTATTGTCTGCTGTGTCCAGATTTTCTCCCTGGATCTGGTGCATATG CTGGCCCCTGAGCGATCAGTCTCAGGCCCCCTAGGGCCCCTGGCTTGTACATCCTCGCCCCCAGCTCCTCTCCTTCACACCATGCTGGACTTGGAGGAATTTGTCCCACCTGTGCCCCCACCACCCTACTACCCTCCAGAGTACACCTGCAGTTCAGAGACAGATGCACAAAG TATCACGTATAATGGCTCCATGGATAGCCCAGTGCCCTTGTATCCTACTGATTGCCCCCCTTCTTACGAGGCCGTCATGGGGCTTCGAAGAGACAGCCAG GCCACTCTGTTTGATCCTCAGCTTCACGATGGCTCCTGTGTCTGTGAGCGGGTTGCCTCCATTGTAGATG TGTCCATGGACAGTGGGTCCCTGGTGTTGTCAGCCATTGGCGACCTCCCAGGCGGCTCTAGCCCATCAGAAGACTCATGCCTGCTGGAACTCCAGGGCTCTGTGCGCTCCGTCGATTATGTGCTCTTCCGCTCCATCCAGCGCAGCCGCGCAGGCTACTGCCTTAGCCTGGACTGTGGCCTCCGGGGTCCCTTTGAAGACAGTCCCTTGCCACGGCGACCCCCGCGGGCTGCCCGCTCCTATTCCTGCTCAGCCcctgaagccccacccccactgggTGCCCCCACGGCTGCACGCAGTTGCCACCGGTTGGAGGGCTGGCCGCCCTGGGCGGGACCTTGCTTCCCAGAGCTGAGGCGGCGGGTCCCCCGAGGAGGCAGCCGCTCGGCTGCACCCCCTCCTGCCCGAGCACCAGCTCGACGCTTCAGTGATAGCTCAGGTTCCCTCACCCCACCCGGACACCGGCCTCCTCACCGGACACCCCCTCCACCACTGCTGCTGCCAAGGTCTCACAGCGACCCAGGCATTACCACCTCCAGCGACATTG CTGACTTCAGGGACCTTTATACCAAAGTGCTTGAGGAAGAAGCTGCCTCTATCTCCTCTGCAGACACAG GGCTCTGCTCTGAAGCCTGCCTTTTCCGCCTAGCTCGTTGCCCTTCCCCCAAGTTGCTACGTGCTCGCTCAGCTGAGAAACGCCGCCCAGTGCCCACCTTCCAGAAGGTTCCCCTGCCTTCAGGTCCTGCACCTGCCCACTCTCTAGGGGACCTGAAAGGAAGCTGGCCAGGCCGAGGCCTGGTCACTCGTTTCCTCCAGCTGTCTAGGAAGTCCCCAGACCCTGCAGGAACTGGAGCCCATGGATATAAGCAA GTGCGCAGGAGCCCATGGGGACGACCTGGTCGAGAGAGCCTCCACCTACGTAGTTGTGGTGATTTGAGCTCTGGCTCCTCCCTAAGGCGACTCTTGTCTGGTCGCAGGCTGGAGCATGGCTTACGCCCACACAGCCTCAGCCTCAATGGAGGGAGCCGGGAGACTGGGCTCTGA
- the Entrep3 gene encoding protein ENTREP3 isoform X4 encodes MMPSPSDSSRSLTSRPSTRGLTHLRLHRPWLQALLTLGLAQVLLGILVVTFSMVASSVTTTENIKRSCPSWAGFSLAFSGLVGIVSWKRPFTLVISFFSLLSALCVMLSMAGSVLSCKNAQLARDFRDCSMEGKVCICCPPSPLPRPCPEWGQELKVAFNSTCDEARGALKNLLFSVCGLTICAAIICTLSAIVCCVQIFSLDLVHMLAPERSVSGPLGPLACTSSPPAPLLHTMLDLEEFVPPVPPPPYYPPEYTCSSETDAQSITYNGSMDSPVPLYPTDCPPSYEAVMGLRRDSQATLFDPQLHDGSCVCERVASIVDVSMDSGSLVLSAIGDLPGGSSPSEDSCLLELQGSVRSVDYVLFRSIQRSRAGYCLSLDCGLRGPFEDSPLPRRPPRAARSYSCSAPEAPPPLGAPTAARSCHRLEGWPPWAGPCFPELRRRVPRGGSRSAAPPPARAPARRFSDSSGSLTPPGHRPPHRTPPPPLLLPRSHSDPGITTSSDIADFRDLYTKVLEEEAASISSADTARCPSPKLLRARSAEKRRPVPTFQKVPLPSGPAPAHSLGDLKGSWPGRGLVTRFLQLSRKSPDPAGTGAHGYKQVRRSPWGRPGRESLHLRSCGDLSSGSSLRRLLSGRRLEHGLRPHSLSLNGGSRETGL; translated from the exons ATGATGCCCTCTCCTAGTGACTCCAGTCGCTCGCTGACCAGCCGGCCAAGTACCCGGGGCCTTACCCACCTCCGCCTCCACCGACCCTGGCTGCAAGCCCTGCTCACGTTGGGGCTGGCCCAGGTGCTCTTGGGCATCCTGGTGGTAACCTTCAGCATGGTGGCCTCCTCTGTCACCACCACCGAGAACATCAAGAGGTCCTGCCCATCTTGGGCTGGGTTCTCG CTGGCGTTCTCCGGGTTGGTTGGCATTGTGTCCTGGAAGCGGCCATTCACTCTAGTG atctctttcttctccttgcttTCGGCGCTCTGTGTCATGCTCAGCATGGctggttctgttctctcctgtaagAATGCTCAGCTGGCTCGGGACTTTCGAGACTGTTCCATG GAAGGGAAGGTCTGCATATGCTGCCCCCCTAGTCCCTTACCCAGACCTTGTCCAGAGTGGGGCCAGGAGCTGAAAGTTGCCTTTAACTCCACCTGTGATGAAGCCAGAGGGGCCCTCAAG AACCTGCTCTTCAGTGTCTGTGGACTTACTATTTGTGCTGCAATAATCTGTACCCTCTCTGCTATTGTCTGCTGTGTCCAGATTTTCTCCCTGGATCTGGTGCATATG CTGGCCCCTGAGCGATCAGTCTCAGGCCCCCTAGGGCCCCTGGCTTGTACATCCTCGCCCCCAGCTCCTCTCCTTCACACCATGCTGGACTTGGAGGAATTTGTCCCACCTGTGCCCCCACCACCCTACTACCCTCCAGAGTACACCTGCAGTTCAGAGACAGATGCACAAAG TATCACGTATAATGGCTCCATGGATAGCCCAGTGCCCTTGTATCCTACTGATTGCCCCCCTTCTTACGAGGCCGTCATGGGGCTTCGAAGAGACAGCCAG GCCACTCTGTTTGATCCTCAGCTTCACGATGGCTCCTGTGTCTGTGAGCGGGTTGCCTCCATTGTAGATG TGTCCATGGACAGTGGGTCCCTGGTGTTGTCAGCCATTGGCGACCTCCCAGGCGGCTCTAGCCCATCAGAAGACTCATGCCTGCTGGAACTCCAGGGCTCTGTGCGCTCCGTCGATTATGTGCTCTTCCGCTCCATCCAGCGCAGCCGCGCAGGCTACTGCCTTAGCCTGGACTGTGGCCTCCGGGGTCCCTTTGAAGACAGTCCCTTGCCACGGCGACCCCCGCGGGCTGCCCGCTCCTATTCCTGCTCAGCCcctgaagccccacccccactgggTGCCCCCACGGCTGCACGCAGTTGCCACCGGTTGGAGGGCTGGCCGCCCTGGGCGGGACCTTGCTTCCCAGAGCTGAGGCGGCGGGTCCCCCGAGGAGGCAGCCGCTCGGCTGCACCCCCTCCTGCCCGAGCACCAGCTCGACGCTTCAGTGATAGCTCAGGTTCCCTCACCCCACCCGGACACCGGCCTCCTCACCGGACACCCCCTCCACCACTGCTGCTGCCAAGGTCTCACAGCGACCCAGGCATTACCACCTCCAGCGACATTG CTGACTTCAGGGACCTTTATACCAAAGTGCTTGAGGAAGAAGCTGCCTCTATCTCCTCTGCAGACACAG CTCGTTGCCCTTCCCCCAAGTTGCTACGTGCTCGCTCAGCTGAGAAACGCCGCCCAGTGCCCACCTTCCAGAAGGTTCCCCTGCCTTCAGGTCCTGCACCTGCCCACTCTCTAGGGGACCTGAAAGGAAGCTGGCCAGGCCGAGGCCTGGTCACTCGTTTCCTCCAGCTGTCTAGGAAGTCCCCAGACCCTGCAGGAACTGGAGCCCATGGATATAAGCAA GTGCGCAGGAGCCCATGGGGACGACCTGGTCGAGAGAGCCTCCACCTACGTAGTTGTGGTGATTTGAGCTCTGGCTCCTCCCTAAGGCGACTCTTGTCTGGTCGCAGGCTGGAGCATGGCTTACGCCCACACAGCCTCAGCCTCAATGGAGGGAGCCGGGAGACTGGGCTCTGA
- the Entrep3 gene encoding protein ENTREP3 isoform X3, whose amino-acid sequence MMPSPSDSSRSLTSRPSTRGLTHLRLHRPWLQALLTLGLAQVLLGILVVTFSMVASSVTTTENIKRSCPSWAGFSLAFSGLVGIVSWKRPFTLVISFFSLLSALCVMLSMAGSVLSCKNAQLARDFRDCSMEGKVCICCPPSPLPRPCPEWGQELKVAFNSTCDEARGALKNLLFSVCGLTICAAIICTLSAIVCCVQIFSLDLVHMQLAPERSVSGPLGPLACTSSPPAPLLHTMLDLEEFVPPVPPPPYYPPEYTCSSETDAQSITYNGSMDSPVPLYPTDCPPSYEAVMGLRRDSQATLFDPQLHDGSCVCERVASIVDVSMDSGSLVLSAIGDLPGGSSPSEDSCLLELQGSVRSVDYVLFRSIQRSRAGYCLSLDCGLRGPFEDSPLPRRPPRAARSYSCSAPEAPPPLGAPTAARSCHRLEGWPPWAGPCFPELRRRVPRGGSRSAAPPPARAPARRFSDSSGSLTPPGHRPPHRTPPPPLLLPRSHSDPGITTSSDIADFRDLYTKVLEEEAASISSADTARCPSPKLLRARSAEKRRPVPTFQKVPLPSGPAPAHSLGDLKGSWPGRGLVTRFLQLSRKSPDPAGTGAHGYKQVRRSPWGRPGRESLHLRSCGDLSSGSSLRRLLSGRRLEHGLRPHSLSLNGGSRETGL is encoded by the exons ATGATGCCCTCTCCTAGTGACTCCAGTCGCTCGCTGACCAGCCGGCCAAGTACCCGGGGCCTTACCCACCTCCGCCTCCACCGACCCTGGCTGCAAGCCCTGCTCACGTTGGGGCTGGCCCAGGTGCTCTTGGGCATCCTGGTGGTAACCTTCAGCATGGTGGCCTCCTCTGTCACCACCACCGAGAACATCAAGAGGTCCTGCCCATCTTGGGCTGGGTTCTCG CTGGCGTTCTCCGGGTTGGTTGGCATTGTGTCCTGGAAGCGGCCATTCACTCTAGTG atctctttcttctccttgcttTCGGCGCTCTGTGTCATGCTCAGCATGGctggttctgttctctcctgtaagAATGCTCAGCTGGCTCGGGACTTTCGAGACTGTTCCATG GAAGGGAAGGTCTGCATATGCTGCCCCCCTAGTCCCTTACCCAGACCTTGTCCAGAGTGGGGCCAGGAGCTGAAAGTTGCCTTTAACTCCACCTGTGATGAAGCCAGAGGGGCCCTCAAG AACCTGCTCTTCAGTGTCTGTGGACTTACTATTTGTGCTGCAATAATCTGTACCCTCTCTGCTATTGTCTGCTGTGTCCAGATTTTCTCCCTGGATCTGGTGCATATG CAGCTGGCCCCTGAGCGATCAGTCTCAGGCCCCCTAGGGCCCCTGGCTTGTACATCCTCGCCCCCAGCTCCTCTCCTTCACACCATGCTGGACTTGGAGGAATTTGTCCCACCTGTGCCCCCACCACCCTACTACCCTCCAGAGTACACCTGCAGTTCAGAGACAGATGCACAAAG TATCACGTATAATGGCTCCATGGATAGCCCAGTGCCCTTGTATCCTACTGATTGCCCCCCTTCTTACGAGGCCGTCATGGGGCTTCGAAGAGACAGCCAG GCCACTCTGTTTGATCCTCAGCTTCACGATGGCTCCTGTGTCTGTGAGCGGGTTGCCTCCATTGTAGATG TGTCCATGGACAGTGGGTCCCTGGTGTTGTCAGCCATTGGCGACCTCCCAGGCGGCTCTAGCCCATCAGAAGACTCATGCCTGCTGGAACTCCAGGGCTCTGTGCGCTCCGTCGATTATGTGCTCTTCCGCTCCATCCAGCGCAGCCGCGCAGGCTACTGCCTTAGCCTGGACTGTGGCCTCCGGGGTCCCTTTGAAGACAGTCCCTTGCCACGGCGACCCCCGCGGGCTGCCCGCTCCTATTCCTGCTCAGCCcctgaagccccacccccactgggTGCCCCCACGGCTGCACGCAGTTGCCACCGGTTGGAGGGCTGGCCGCCCTGGGCGGGACCTTGCTTCCCAGAGCTGAGGCGGCGGGTCCCCCGAGGAGGCAGCCGCTCGGCTGCACCCCCTCCTGCCCGAGCACCAGCTCGACGCTTCAGTGATAGCTCAGGTTCCCTCACCCCACCCGGACACCGGCCTCCTCACCGGACACCCCCTCCACCACTGCTGCTGCCAAGGTCTCACAGCGACCCAGGCATTACCACCTCCAGCGACATTG CTGACTTCAGGGACCTTTATACCAAAGTGCTTGAGGAAGAAGCTGCCTCTATCTCCTCTGCAGACACAG CTCGTTGCCCTTCCCCCAAGTTGCTACGTGCTCGCTCAGCTGAGAAACGCCGCCCAGTGCCCACCTTCCAGAAGGTTCCCCTGCCTTCAGGTCCTGCACCTGCCCACTCTCTAGGGGACCTGAAAGGAAGCTGGCCAGGCCGAGGCCTGGTCACTCGTTTCCTCCAGCTGTCTAGGAAGTCCCCAGACCCTGCAGGAACTGGAGCCCATGGATATAAGCAA GTGCGCAGGAGCCCATGGGGACGACCTGGTCGAGAGAGCCTCCACCTACGTAGTTGTGGTGATTTGAGCTCTGGCTCCTCCCTAAGGCGACTCTTGTCTGGTCGCAGGCTGGAGCATGGCTTACGCCCACACAGCCTCAGCCTCAATGGAGGGAGCCGGGAGACTGGGCTCTGA
- the Entrep3 gene encoding protein ENTREP3 isoform X1 produces MMPSPSDSSRSLTSRPSTRGLTHLRLHRPWLQALLTLGLAQVLLGILVVTFSMVASSVTTTENIKRSCPSWAGFSLAFSGLVGIVSWKRPFTLVISFFSLLSALCVMLSMAGSVLSCKNAQLARDFRDCSMEGKVCICCPPSPLPRPCPEWGQELKVAFNSTCDEARGALKNLLFSVCGLTICAAIICTLSAIVCCVQIFSLDLVHMQLAPERSVSGPLGPLACTSSPPAPLLHTMLDLEEFVPPVPPPPYYPPEYTCSSETDAQSITYNGSMDSPVPLYPTDCPPSYEAVMGLRRDSQATLFDPQLHDGSCVCERVASIVDVSMDSGSLVLSAIGDLPGGSSPSEDSCLLELQGSVRSVDYVLFRSIQRSRAGYCLSLDCGLRGPFEDSPLPRRPPRAARSYSCSAPEAPPPLGAPTAARSCHRLEGWPPWAGPCFPELRRRVPRGGSRSAAPPPARAPARRFSDSSGSLTPPGHRPPHRTPPPPLLLPRSHSDPGITTSSDIADFRDLYTKVLEEEAASISSADTGLCSEACLFRLARCPSPKLLRARSAEKRRPVPTFQKVPLPSGPAPAHSLGDLKGSWPGRGLVTRFLQLSRKSPDPAGTGAHGYKQVRRSPWGRPGRESLHLRSCGDLSSGSSLRRLLSGRRLEHGLRPHSLSLNGGSRETGL; encoded by the exons ATGATGCCCTCTCCTAGTGACTCCAGTCGCTCGCTGACCAGCCGGCCAAGTACCCGGGGCCTTACCCACCTCCGCCTCCACCGACCCTGGCTGCAAGCCCTGCTCACGTTGGGGCTGGCCCAGGTGCTCTTGGGCATCCTGGTGGTAACCTTCAGCATGGTGGCCTCCTCTGTCACCACCACCGAGAACATCAAGAGGTCCTGCCCATCTTGGGCTGGGTTCTCG CTGGCGTTCTCCGGGTTGGTTGGCATTGTGTCCTGGAAGCGGCCATTCACTCTAGTG atctctttcttctccttgcttTCGGCGCTCTGTGTCATGCTCAGCATGGctggttctgttctctcctgtaagAATGCTCAGCTGGCTCGGGACTTTCGAGACTGTTCCATG GAAGGGAAGGTCTGCATATGCTGCCCCCCTAGTCCCTTACCCAGACCTTGTCCAGAGTGGGGCCAGGAGCTGAAAGTTGCCTTTAACTCCACCTGTGATGAAGCCAGAGGGGCCCTCAAG AACCTGCTCTTCAGTGTCTGTGGACTTACTATTTGTGCTGCAATAATCTGTACCCTCTCTGCTATTGTCTGCTGTGTCCAGATTTTCTCCCTGGATCTGGTGCATATG CAGCTGGCCCCTGAGCGATCAGTCTCAGGCCCCCTAGGGCCCCTGGCTTGTACATCCTCGCCCCCAGCTCCTCTCCTTCACACCATGCTGGACTTGGAGGAATTTGTCCCACCTGTGCCCCCACCACCCTACTACCCTCCAGAGTACACCTGCAGTTCAGAGACAGATGCACAAAG TATCACGTATAATGGCTCCATGGATAGCCCAGTGCCCTTGTATCCTACTGATTGCCCCCCTTCTTACGAGGCCGTCATGGGGCTTCGAAGAGACAGCCAG GCCACTCTGTTTGATCCTCAGCTTCACGATGGCTCCTGTGTCTGTGAGCGGGTTGCCTCCATTGTAGATG TGTCCATGGACAGTGGGTCCCTGGTGTTGTCAGCCATTGGCGACCTCCCAGGCGGCTCTAGCCCATCAGAAGACTCATGCCTGCTGGAACTCCAGGGCTCTGTGCGCTCCGTCGATTATGTGCTCTTCCGCTCCATCCAGCGCAGCCGCGCAGGCTACTGCCTTAGCCTGGACTGTGGCCTCCGGGGTCCCTTTGAAGACAGTCCCTTGCCACGGCGACCCCCGCGGGCTGCCCGCTCCTATTCCTGCTCAGCCcctgaagccccacccccactgggTGCCCCCACGGCTGCACGCAGTTGCCACCGGTTGGAGGGCTGGCCGCCCTGGGCGGGACCTTGCTTCCCAGAGCTGAGGCGGCGGGTCCCCCGAGGAGGCAGCCGCTCGGCTGCACCCCCTCCTGCCCGAGCACCAGCTCGACGCTTCAGTGATAGCTCAGGTTCCCTCACCCCACCCGGACACCGGCCTCCTCACCGGACACCCCCTCCACCACTGCTGCTGCCAAGGTCTCACAGCGACCCAGGCATTACCACCTCCAGCGACATTG CTGACTTCAGGGACCTTTATACCAAAGTGCTTGAGGAAGAAGCTGCCTCTATCTCCTCTGCAGACACAG GGCTCTGCTCTGAAGCCTGCCTTTTCCGCCTAGCTCGTTGCCCTTCCCCCAAGTTGCTACGTGCTCGCTCAGCTGAGAAACGCCGCCCAGTGCCCACCTTCCAGAAGGTTCCCCTGCCTTCAGGTCCTGCACCTGCCCACTCTCTAGGGGACCTGAAAGGAAGCTGGCCAGGCCGAGGCCTGGTCACTCGTTTCCTCCAGCTGTCTAGGAAGTCCCCAGACCCTGCAGGAACTGGAGCCCATGGATATAAGCAA GTGCGCAGGAGCCCATGGGGACGACCTGGTCGAGAGAGCCTCCACCTACGTAGTTGTGGTGATTTGAGCTCTGGCTCCTCCCTAAGGCGACTCTTGTCTGGTCGCAGGCTGGAGCATGGCTTACGCCCACACAGCCTCAGCCTCAATGGAGGGAGCCGGGAGACTGGGCTCTGA